Proteins encoded by one window of Lates calcarifer isolate ASB-BC8 linkage group LG5, TLL_Latcal_v3, whole genome shotgun sequence:
- the LOC108896469 gene encoding uncharacterized protein LOC108896469, with translation MMTSPPSGSIMTASPTVHATQPTLHTTPSLPGNVTAPQVTATSSAPTIATSTTVLEATTIATSPPEAKIKLGFKMEQNFISELGNKSSPQFKSLSDKVTTALDDVYTREYGIRFIKSVVSSFS, from the exons TCATGACAGCTTCACCTACAGTGCATGCAACTCAACCAACCCTACACACCACACCATCATTGCCAG GTAATGTGACAGCTCCCCAAGTGACTGCAACATCTTCAGCGCCAACAATTGCAACAAGTACTACTGTTTTGGAAGCAACAACAATAGCCACCTCACCACCAGAGGCAAAGATCAAGTTAGGATTTAAAATGGAGCAAAATTTTATATCAGAACTTGGAAATAAATCCTCACCACAGTTCAAGAGTTTATCAGACAAAGTTACAACAGCG CTGGATGATGTCTACACAAGGGAATATGGCATACGCTTCATTAAATCTGTTGTCAGCTCTTTCAG TTAG
- the LOC108896610 gene encoding uncharacterized protein LOC108896610 yields MTLVFKDENSVPSASNATSEFSSGLSNSTFLNVISGSVSATTLTAVPATASNATSAPTAAPTAAPTAASNVTTTPSAAPNATAAPTAASTAAPASSTATASTDPPTSSEGTLGLIFSLNQTFTSDLSNSSSTAFKSLAASVVKEVNKVGQKVYGSSYSRSIVNKFTSGSVDVDMTLVFTNKNSVPSASNATSEFSRGLSNFPSLNVISSSVSATSSSSATSTAAPNVTVTLTAAPTAAPTTTAASTAAPTAAPTTTAVPTTAPTAISSSTTTATTTNIETTTIASTNPPTSSEGTLGLQFSLNQTFTSDLSNSSTTAYQTLSMTVVSEVNKVCWRVYSSTFRRSIVNMFRRGSVVVDMTLVFKDKSSVPTTSNATAQLSSELTSNSSLNIIPGSVTAHTSTSSSPPPPSVLSLAVLSLTLLAVAQMLTGL; encoded by the exons ATGACTCTCGTGTTCAAAGATGAAAACTCAGTTCCTTCAGCAAGCAATGCAACTTCAGAGTTCAGCAGTGGACTTAGTAACTCTACCTTCCTGAATGTTATATCAGGCAGTGTTAGTGCAA CCACCCTAACTGCAGTTCCAGCGACAGCTTCTAATGCAACTTCTGCgccaactgcagctccaactgctgctccaactgCTGCTAGCAATGTTACAACTACTCCAAGTGCTGCTCCTAATGCTACAGCTGCACCTACCGCTGCTTCCACAGCTGCACCAGCTTCATCAACCGCCACTGCATCAACAGATCCTCCTACATCCAGTGAGGGAACCCTGGGTCTTATATTCAGTCTCAACCAAACATTTACATCAGATCTCTCCAACTCATCCTCAACTGCATTTAAGTCTTTAGCTGCATCAGTGGTCAAAGAG GTAAACAAAGTAGGTCAAAAGGTGTATGGATCATCTTACAGTCGCTCCATTGTCAACAAGTTCAC GAGTGGCTCAGTGGACGTCGACATGACTCTTGTGTTCACTAATAAAAACTCAGTTCCCTCAGCAAGCAATGCAACTTCAGAATTCAGCAGAGGACTTAGCAACTTTCCCTCCCTGAATGTTATATCGAGCAGTGTTAGTGCAA cttcctcttcttctgctacCTCCACTGCTGCACCTAATGTTACAGTCACCctgactgcagctccaactgcagctccaaccaCTACAGCTGCCTCgactgcagctccaactgcaGCTCCTACCACTACAGCTGTCCCAACTACAGCTCCAACTGCAATATCTTCTTCCACCACAACAGCTACAACTACAAATATAGAAACTACTACCATTGCATCAACAAATCCTCCCACATCCAGTGAGGGAACACTAGGTCTTCAATTTAGTCTCAACCAAACATTTACATCAGATCTCTCCAACTCATCAACTACAGCATATCAAACTTTGTCTATGACAGTGGTCTCAGAG GTCAACAAAGTTTGTTGGCGGGTCTATTCATCAACTTTCCGTCGTTCAATCGTCAACATGTTCAG GAGAGGATCGGTGGTTGTTGATATGACTCTTGTCTTCAAGGATAAGTCCTCGGTTCCTACAACAAGTAATGCAACTGCACAACTCAGTAGTGAACTTACCAGCAACTCATCTCTAAACATTATACCAGGCAGTGTTACTGCAC ATACATCAACGTCAAgtagtcctcctcctccttcagtgCTCTCACTTGCGGTCTTGTCACTTACACTACTTGCTGTGGCACAGATGCTGACAGGCTTATAG